The following are encoded in a window of Lacinutrix sp. WUR7 genomic DNA:
- the leuD gene encoding 3-isopropylmalate dehydratase small subunit: protein MEKFTTLQSRAIPLQIENVDTDQIIPARFLKATDKKGFGDNVFRDWRYKKDGSVNKEFALNNPNYSGTILVAGDNFGCGSSREHAAWALTDYGFKVVVSSFFADIFKGNALNNGLLPVQVSEEFLKELLNTIENNPETEIIVNLEAQIISIENSNISEAFEIDAYKKTCMINGYDDIDYLLSKKTEIEAFENAASI from the coding sequence ATGGAAAAATTTACAACATTACAGTCTAGAGCAATTCCGTTACAAATTGAGAATGTCGATACCGATCAAATTATTCCTGCGCGTTTTTTAAAAGCGACAGACAAAAAAGGATTTGGAGACAATGTTTTTAGAGATTGGAGATATAAAAAAGATGGATCTGTAAACAAAGAGTTTGCTCTGAACAACCCTAATTATTCTGGAACAATTCTTGTAGCTGGAGATAATTTTGGTTGTGGTTCTAGTAGAGAGCATGCAGCTTGGGCTTTAACCGATTATGGTTTTAAAGTAGTTGTTTCTAGCTTTTTTGCAGATATTTTTAAAGGAAATGCTTTAAATAACGGTTTGCTACCTGTTCAGGTTAGTGAAGAATTTTTAAAAGAATTATTAAATACTATTGAAAATAATCCGGAAACTGAAATAATTGTTAATTTAGAAGCGCAAATTATTTCGATAGAGAACAGTAATATATCAGAAGCTTTTGAAATTGATGCATACAAAAAAACCTGTATGATTAATGGCTATGACGATATTGACTATTTACTTAGCAAAAAAACAGAGATTGAAGCCTTTGAAAATGCTGCTAGCATATAA
- a CDS encoding 2-isopropylmalate synthase encodes MSNNNIQIFDTTLRDGEQVPGCKLNTEQKVVIAEQLDQLGVDVIEAGFPVSSPGDFKSVQEIAKIVKNATVCGLTRAVENDIKVAAEALKYAKKPRIHTGIGTSDSHILHKFKSNKEAIIERAYDAVKYAKSFVEDVEFYAEDAGRTDNEYLARVCEAAIRAGATVLNIPDTTGYCLPSEYGAKIKYLKENVKGIEGAILSCHCHNDLGLATANSIEGVINGARQIECTINGIGERAGNTALEEVVMVLKQHPYLNLDTNIKTEMLYGISQLVSDSMGIYTQPNKAIVGANAFAHSSGIHQDGVIKNRETYEIIDPKDVGVTESAIVLTARSGRAALAYRSKNIGYELTKLQLDEIYASFLTFADNKKEINDSDIHQIIESSKVYQQIISA; translated from the coding sequence ATGTCAAATAACAATATACAAATCTTCGATACAACACTGCGTGATGGGGAACAAGTTCCTGGTTGCAAACTGAACACAGAACAAAAAGTTGTAATTGCAGAACAGCTAGACCAACTTGGAGTAGATGTCATTGAAGCAGGTTTTCCCGTCTCTAGTCCAGGTGATTTTAAATCTGTTCAAGAAATTGCGAAAATTGTAAAAAACGCTACCGTTTGTGGTTTAACTAGAGCTGTAGAAAACGACATAAAAGTTGCTGCCGAAGCATTAAAATATGCTAAAAAACCAAGAATACATACAGGTATTGGCACATCAGACTCTCATATTCTTCATAAGTTCAAGTCGAATAAAGAAGCGATAATAGAACGTGCTTATGATGCTGTAAAATATGCAAAGTCCTTTGTTGAAGATGTAGAATTTTACGCAGAAGACGCAGGAAGAACAGACAACGAATATTTAGCAAGAGTTTGCGAAGCTGCCATTAGAGCCGGAGCAACCGTTTTAAATATTCCAGATACTACAGGATATTGCCTACCTAGTGAATATGGCGCAAAAATCAAATATTTAAAAGAAAATGTTAAAGGCATAGAAGGCGCCATTTTATCTTGCCATTGCCATAACGATTTAGGTTTAGCAACTGCTAATTCTATTGAAGGTGTTATAAACGGAGCTCGCCAAATTGAATGTACCATTAACGGTATTGGTGAACGCGCAGGAAACACTGCTTTAGAAGAAGTCGTCATGGTATTAAAACAACATCCATACCTAAATTTAGACACCAATATTAAAACCGAAATGCTGTACGGAATCAGTCAATTAGTTTCTGATAGCATGGGAATCTACACACAACCAAACAAAGCAATTGTTGGCGCAAATGCTTTTGCTCATAGCTCAGGAATACACCAAGATGGTGTTATTAAAAATCGTGAAACTTATGAGATTATTGACCCTAAAGATGTTGGAGTAACAGAATCTGCTATTGTTTTAACAGCAAGAAGTGGTAGAGCAGCTTTAGCGTATAGATCTAAAAATATTGGTTATGAATTAACCAAATTGCAATTAGATGAAATTTATGCAAGTTTTTTAACTTTTGCCGACAACAAGAAAGAAATTAATGATTCAGATATTCATCAAATCATTGAATCAAGTAAAGTATACCAACAAATAATTAGCGCGTAG
- a CDS encoding ammonium transporter, translating into MDYFLTILPNLVATQEVVAATTKDIEEAVSAINADMGMLWMLISGILVFFMQAGFTLVETGMTRSKNAANIAMKNLLDICVGSLTYWLVGYSLMYGDTSNGWFFWSGLMQGEGADLFFQTMFAATAATIVSGAIAGRTKYSTYAIFSILMTALIYPIAGGWQWQGSGWLTELGFIDFAGSSIVHSVGGWAALVAAFMVGPRIGKFVDGKVHSIPGHNQILATLGVFILWIGWFGFNGGSQLAWGGADAIAASNVVLITNLAAAAGGLGALITTWIWYGKPNLPQTLNGALAGLVSITAGCGNMSAVGAIFAGLIGGIIVVFSIEIIEKKLKIDDAIGAASVHGVCGAWGTLVIGLWGIDGDTGIGLFNGGGFGQLGVQATGVLAYAVWAIVLSFIILKILKSTLGLRVTEEEETIGLDLSEHGEIAYPGKRERG; encoded by the coding sequence ATGGATTATTTTTTAACAATATTACCAAATCTAGTCGCAACGCAAGAAGTTGTGGCTGCTACAACAAAAGATATAGAAGAAGCGGTATCTGCTATTAATGCAGATATGGGAATGTTATGGATGCTAATATCAGGTATCTTAGTATTCTTTATGCAGGCTGGTTTTACACTAGTAGAAACAGGGATGACGCGCTCGAAAAATGCAGCAAATATAGCAATGAAAAACTTGCTTGATATTTGTGTTGGCTCATTAACATATTGGTTAGTTGGTTATTCTTTAATGTATGGAGATACTTCTAACGGATGGTTTTTCTGGAGCGGATTAATGCAAGGAGAAGGTGCTGATTTATTTTTTCAAACCATGTTTGCCGCAACAGCTGCAACTATAGTTTCTGGAGCTATTGCAGGAAGAACTAAGTATTCTACCTATGCTATATTTTCTATATTAATGACAGCTTTAATTTATCCAATAGCTGGTGGATGGCAATGGCAAGGTTCTGGTTGGTTAACCGAATTAGGATTTATTGATTTTGCAGGTTCTTCTATTGTACATTCTGTTGGTGGTTGGGCTGCACTTGTAGCTGCATTTATGGTAGGTCCAAGAATTGGAAAATTTGTAGATGGTAAAGTGCATTCTATTCCAGGACACAATCAAATTCTTGCAACTTTAGGTGTATTTATTCTATGGATAGGATGGTTCGGATTTAATGGAGGATCACAACTTGCATGGGGTGGAGCAGATGCTATTGCTGCTTCTAATGTAGTCTTAATAACAAATCTAGCTGCAGCTGCAGGTGGTTTAGGAGCTTTGATTACTACATGGATCTGGTACGGTAAACCTAATTTACCACAAACTTTAAATGGTGCTTTAGCTGGTTTAGTAAGTATTACTGCTGGTTGTGGAAATATGTCTGCGGTCGGAGCTATTTTTGCCGGATTAATAGGAGGTATCATAGTTGTTTTTTCTATTGAGATTATTGAAAAGAAACTTAAAATTGATGATGCTATTGGAGCAGCTTCTGTGCATGGTGTATGTGGTGCATGGGGAACTTTAGTGATCGGACTTTGGGGAATAGATGGTGATACTGGAATAGGTTTATTTAATGGCGGAGGATTTGGTCAACTAGGTGTACAAGCAACTGGGGTTTTAGCTTATGCTGTTTGGGCTATTGTTTTATCATTTATTATTTTGAAAATATTAAAATCTACATTAGGTCTTCGTGTTACCGAAGAAGAAGAAACAATTGGATTGGATCTTTCCGAACACGGTGAGATTGCTTATCCAGGAAAGAGAGAAAGAGGTTAA
- a CDS encoding P-II family nitrogen regulator, which produces MKKVEAIIRKSKFTIVKEALHDVGVNFFSFWDVTGVGIDKEESTVLSQITNEVNKMERCYLTIIVNDDFEEVTIKAILESANSGEDGDGMLFVSSVNEIYRIRTGEKGSKILR; this is translated from the coding sequence ATGAAAAAAGTAGAAGCAATTATTAGAAAATCTAAGTTTACCATTGTTAAAGAAGCATTACACGATGTAGGGGTCAATTTTTTTTCTTTTTGGGATGTTACAGGTGTAGGAATTGATAAAGAAGAAAGTACCGTTTTAAGTCAGATTACAAATGAGGTTAATAAAATGGAAAGATGTTATTTGACCATTATTGTTAATGATGATTTTGAAGAGGTAACTATAAAGGCAATTCTAGAATCTGCAAACTCTGGTGAAGATGGTGATGGTATGTTGTTTGTCTCTTCAGTAAATGAAATTTACAGAATTAGAACAGGAGAGAAAGGCTCCAAGATATTAAGATAG
- a CDS encoding phosphoenolpyruvate carboxylase, whose protein sequence is MSIQPKLTRFNQNVLSKYQIYNSIFMTLPFDSITKTGVLLPLFHETCKNGFENGEDPTTIVNTFFKKYQARRSSDSQISLLFKFIQYIERQVVLFDAIEDAAFPIVNNMDGIGTLRSLKETASAEGKLETLQKYLEEFKVRIVLTAHPTQFYPGSVLGIITDLTEAVKENDLLRINDLLAQLGKTPFFKHKKPTPYDEAVSLIWYLENVFYESFGSIYDYIQQNIFDGKQIDNDIINIGFWPGGDRDGNPFVTPEITLNVAKRLQETVIKNYYRDARRLRRKLTFHGVEDKIASIEKALYKMILNEASYLTLDLLVSELKEIKQIIIDKHQSLYVSEVNSLLNKIHLFGFHFANLDIRQDSRKHDQFFNDMVNALIKDGSTIFPENYHYLSETEQVQILSKVKGSVDLSLIKDEETLKALNTMKAIKTIQESNGEKAANRYIISNNQTTLNVMQLFAMLKLVAFQDKLTVDIGPLFETITDLENAPAVMEALYTNPEYAAHLKARGNKQTIMLGFSDGTKDGGYLMANWAIYNAKENLTTISRKHGITAIFFDGRGGPPARGGGKTHNFYASLGPTIEDKEVQLTIQGQTISSNFGTLDSSQYNLEQLITSGIHNSFSENSLSMLPENREVMDDIAKLSYDAYVKFKAHPKFISYLEHMSTLKYYAKTNIGSRPSKRGKAEGLVFEDLRAIPFVGSWSQLKQNVPGFFGVGTALKKYEDTGEFEKAQHLFKTSDFFKTLIENSMMSLSKSFFDLTKYMSEDPEYGEFWNVIYNEYETSKRLILKLTGYKELMQEEPAGKASIAVRESIVLPLLTIQQFALKKIQELEKAEVRDEEQLKIYEKIVTRSLFGNINASRNSA, encoded by the coding sequence ATGTCTATACAACCAAAACTTACAAGATTTAATCAAAACGTACTCTCAAAATACCAGATATACAATAGTATTTTCATGACGCTGCCTTTTGATTCGATTACAAAGACAGGTGTTTTGTTGCCATTGTTTCATGAAACTTGTAAAAATGGTTTTGAAAATGGAGAAGACCCAACCACTATTGTAAATACATTTTTTAAAAAATACCAAGCGCGAAGATCCTCCGATAGTCAGATTAGTTTGTTGTTTAAATTTATTCAATATATAGAGCGTCAGGTCGTATTATTTGATGCCATTGAAGATGCTGCATTTCCTATAGTGAATAACATGGACGGGATTGGTACTTTAAGAAGTTTAAAGGAGACCGCTTCTGCGGAAGGCAAACTAGAAACGCTTCAGAAATATCTAGAAGAATTTAAAGTCCGAATTGTTCTAACTGCGCATCCTACCCAATTTTATCCTGGTTCTGTTTTAGGAATTATCACGGATTTAACCGAAGCTGTTAAGGAAAACGACTTGCTACGTATCAATGATTTATTGGCACAATTAGGAAAAACGCCTTTCTTCAAACACAAAAAACCGACACCTTATGATGAGGCAGTAAGTTTAATTTGGTATTTGGAGAATGTATTTTATGAATCCTTCGGAAGCATTTATGATTATATTCAGCAAAATATTTTCGACGGAAAACAAATAGATAACGACATTATAAACATTGGCTTTTGGCCAGGAGGAGATAGAGATGGAAACCCATTTGTAACTCCAGAAATAACACTTAATGTTGCAAAAAGATTACAAGAAACCGTAATTAAAAATTATTATAGAGACGCAAGAAGGTTAAGACGAAAGCTTACTTTTCATGGTGTGGAAGACAAAATAGCCTCGATTGAAAAAGCCCTCTATAAAATGATTCTTAATGAAGCATCTTATTTAACCTTAGACCTTTTGGTTTCCGAATTAAAAGAAATTAAACAAATTATTATTGATAAGCATCAGTCGCTTTATGTAAGTGAAGTGAATAGTTTATTGAATAAAATTCACCTTTTCGGATTTCATTTTGCAAATCTGGATATTCGTCAAGATAGCAGAAAGCACGACCAGTTCTTTAATGATATGGTAAATGCTTTAATTAAAGATGGAAGTACTATTTTTCCAGAAAACTATCATTATTTATCGGAAACCGAGCAAGTACAAATCTTATCTAAAGTAAAAGGAAGTGTAGACCTATCTTTAATTAAAGACGAAGAAACTTTAAAGGCGTTAAACACGATGAAAGCCATTAAAACAATTCAAGAATCTAATGGAGAAAAGGCTGCAAATCGATATATCATTAGCAACAATCAAACGACATTAAATGTCATGCAATTGTTTGCCATGCTAAAACTAGTTGCTTTTCAAGACAAATTAACGGTAGATATAGGACCACTATTTGAAACGATTACAGATTTAGAAAATGCGCCTGCAGTTATGGAAGCGTTATATACCAATCCAGAATACGCCGCTCATTTAAAAGCTAGAGGGAACAAGCAAACTATTATGCTTGGGTTTAGTGATGGAACAAAAGATGGCGGTTATTTAATGGCAAACTGGGCAATTTATAATGCCAAAGAAAACCTAACAACCATTTCTAGAAAACATGGCATAACTGCTATTTTCTTTGATGGTCGTGGTGGACCTCCTGCACGTGGTGGTGGAAAAACACATAATTTCTATGCCTCTTTAGGACCTACTATTGAAGATAAAGAAGTACAATTAACCATACAAGGACAAACGATAAGCTCTAATTTTGGAACCTTAGATTCGTCGCAATACAACCTAGAACAACTGATTACTTCTGGAATTCACAATAGCTTTAGCGAGAACAGTTTAAGCATGCTTCCTGAAAATAGAGAAGTCATGGATGATATTGCCAAGCTAAGCTATGATGCGTATGTAAAATTTAAAGCACACCCTAAATTTATTTCGTATTTAGAACACATGAGTACTTTAAAATACTACGCAAAAACAAATATTGGTAGTCGCCCATCCAAAAGAGGAAAAGCGGAAGGTTTGGTTTTTGAAGATTTAAGAGCCATACCATTTGTAGGATCTTGGAGTCAATTAAAACAAAATGTACCAGGTTTTTTTGGTGTTGGTACTGCATTAAAAAAATATGAAGATACTGGCGAATTTGAAAAAGCACAGCACTTATTTAAAACATCCGATTTCTTTAAAACATTAATAGAGAATAGTATGATGTCTTTATCTAAATCGTTCTTCGACTTAACGAAATACATGTCTGAAGACCCTGAATACGGTGAATTTTGGAACGTAATATACAACGAGTATGAAACTTCAAAACGTCTTATTTTAAAACTTACCGGTTATAAAGAATTGATGCAAGAAGAACCTGCAGGAAAAGCATCTATTGCAGTTAGAGAATCTATAGTATTGCCGTTATTAACGATACAACAGTTTGCTTTAAAAAAGATTCAAGAACTTGAAAAAGCCGAAGTTAGAGATGAAGAGCAACTTAAAATTTATGAAAAAATAGTAACACGTTCCTTATTTGGAAATATAAACGCAAGCCGTAACTCTGCCTAA
- a CDS encoding outer membrane beta-barrel protein, with the protein MKKLFLSVMVLSSSYFFAQEATETEKKEKKFSFEGSVDAYYQSNLTSSDKAIFGADGDAFQSFGTSFADETGFALGMANIIAKYEGEKTGVVADLVFGPRGDAAIGGYNLNQLYAYWNVTESTTLTLGRFNTYLGYEVISPTGNFNYSTSYLFSSGPFSHVGLKADFALSDDFSLMLAVMNPTDVNNNYIGGYAFGAQLGYSGQFLNFYYDDNEVLGFEIDYTGGFDISDSFYLGLNAAYADNDGEGFMGAAIYPQFAATDKFSIGLRGEYFDWLSDADTSVDDQDVLALTLTGSYTYEALTIKPELRLDSNSQEVYADSDLESTKSFAAFTMAAIYQF; encoded by the coding sequence ATGAAAAAATTATTTCTATCCGTTATGGTGTTATCATCATCATACTTTTTTGCACAAGAAGCTACAGAAACAGAGAAAAAAGAAAAGAAGTTTTCTTTTGAAGGAAGTGTAGATGCTTATTATCAATCCAATTTAACCTCAAGTGATAAAGCTATTTTTGGCGCTGACGGTGATGCTTTTCAATCTTTTGGAACTTCGTTTGCAGATGAAACAGGTTTTGCTTTAGGTATGGCAAATATTATTGCTAAGTATGAAGGGGAGAAAACAGGAGTTGTTGCCGATTTAGTTTTTGGACCAAGAGGTGATGCTGCAATTGGCGGTTATAATTTAAATCAATTATACGCATACTGGAATGTTACAGAAAGTACTACTTTAACTTTAGGTCGTTTTAATACGTATTTAGGTTACGAAGTAATTTCTCCAACAGGAAACTTTAACTATAGTACTTCGTATTTATTTTCTAGCGGACCATTCTCACATGTTGGTTTAAAAGCAGACTTTGCTTTATCGGATGATTTTAGCTTAATGCTTGCGGTTATGAATCCAACAGATGTGAACAATAATTATATTGGAGGTTATGCTTTCGGTGCGCAATTAGGGTATTCCGGACAATTTTTAAACTTCTACTATGATGATAATGAGGTTTTAGGTTTTGAAATAGATTATACCGGTGGATTTGATATTTCAGATTCTTTCTACTTAGGATTAAATGCTGCGTATGCAGATAATGATGGTGAAGGTTTTATGGGAGCTGCTATCTATCCACAATTTGCTGCAACTGATAAATTTTCTATTGGTTTAAGAGGAGAATACTTTGATTGGTTAAGTGATGCAGATACTTCTGTAGATGATCAAGATGTACTTGCACTTACGTTAACAGGAAGCTATACTTATGAAGCTTTAACGATAAAACCAGAATTAAGATTAGATAGTAACTCGCAAGAAGTATATGCGGATAGTGATTTAGAAAGCACTAAAAGTTTCGCTGCATTTACAATGGCTGCTATCTACCAGTTTTAA
- the leuB gene encoding 3-isopropylmalate dehydrogenase gives MKLKIAVLPGDGIGPEVTKQAIKALQAIALEFDHSFSFTHASVGAIAIDETGNPLPEETLDVCEANDAILFGAIGAPKYDNNPDAKVRPEQGLLRLRKSLGLYANIRPVKAYETLIDKSPLKKEIIEGTDISIYRELTGGIYFGEKQLSEDGNTASDLCLYTRVEIERIAHLAFKAAGSRRNKVTLVDKANVLESSRLWRKVVKEVATEYPEVTLDFLFVDNAAMQMILNPKQFDVILTENMFGDIISDEASVIGGSIGLLASASVGDKYAMFEPIHGSYPEATGKGIANPIASILSAAMLLDHFGLSEEAELIRKAVEKSLLLNITTPDLNTEYSNVTTSKVGDFIADYISNPKDSNLNFNNIHLGQSTII, from the coding sequence ATGAAATTAAAAATAGCAGTTTTACCAGGAGATGGTATTGGCCCAGAAGTGACAAAGCAGGCAATTAAGGCTTTACAAGCAATTGCTTTAGAATTTGATCATTCCTTTTCATTTACGCATGCTTCTGTTGGAGCAATTGCCATTGACGAAACCGGAAATCCGTTGCCAGAAGAAACATTAGATGTTTGTGAAGCAAATGACGCCATTTTATTTGGTGCGATTGGAGCTCCGAAATACGATAACAATCCAGATGCAAAGGTGCGTCCGGAACAAGGTTTATTGCGTTTACGTAAATCATTAGGTTTATACGCAAACATTAGACCTGTGAAGGCTTACGAAACTTTAATTGATAAATCTCCTTTGAAAAAAGAGATTATTGAAGGTACAGATATTAGTATTTACAGAGAATTAACTGGCGGAATTTATTTTGGGGAAAAACAATTAAGTGAAGATGGTAATACGGCTTCCGACTTGTGTTTATACACCAGAGTAGAGATTGAACGTATTGCACATTTAGCCTTTAAAGCTGCAGGGTCGAGAAGAAACAAAGTGACTTTAGTAGATAAAGCGAATGTTCTGGAAAGTTCTAGACTTTGGCGAAAAGTAGTTAAAGAAGTTGCTACAGAATATCCTGAGGTTACTCTAGATTTCTTATTTGTAGATAATGCGGCCATGCAAATGATTTTAAACCCGAAACAGTTTGATGTTATTTTAACAGAGAATATGTTTGGCGATATTATTAGCGATGAAGCTAGTGTAATTGGCGGTTCTATTGGTTTATTAGCTTCGGCATCTGTTGGCGATAAATATGCCATGTTTGAGCCTATTCACGGTTCGTACCCGGAAGCAACAGGAAAAGGGATTGCAAACCCAATTGCTTCTATTTTATCTGCTGCCATGTTATTAGACCATTTTGGTTTATCTGAAGAAGCAGAATTAATTAGAAAAGCGGTTGAAAAATCGTTACTTCTTAATATTACAACGCCAGATTTAAATACAGAATACAGCAATGTAACAACATCTAAAGTTGGTGATTTCATTGCAGATTATATTTCTAACCCTAAAGATTCTAATCTTAACTTTAACAATATACATTTAGGTCAATCTACTATCATATAA
- the leuC gene encoding 3-isopropylmalate dehydratase large subunit translates to MSKKTLFDKVWDAHVVDTIENGPQVLYIDKHLIHEVTSPQAFNELEDRGIPVFRPEQIVATADHNTPTQNQDQPIKDELSRNQLEQLSINCKKNNITLYQLGHKYNGIVHVMAPELGFTQPGMTMVCGDSHTSTHGAFGTIAFGIGTSQVAQVFASQCLLLTKPKSLRVSVNGKLKAGVLPKDVILYIISKLGTNSGTGYFCEYAGNVFEEMSMEGRMTVCNMSIEMGARGGMIAPDQTTFDYVEGREFAPKGEDFNKKVAYWKTLPTDEGATFDQEYFLDAADIEPMITYGTNPGMGIKITENIPTEDNASFKKSLEYMNFKAGESLINKPINFVFIGSCTNSRIEDFRVAANYIKGKQKADNVTAWLVPGSKQVEAQIIEEGLKDVFDAAGFELRQPGCSACLAMNDDKIPQGEYCISTSNRNFEGRQGQGSRTILASPLVAAATAIAGKIIDVTQEIEELELT, encoded by the coding sequence ATGAGTAAGAAAACACTATTCGATAAGGTCTGGGATGCACATGTGGTAGATACTATAGAAAATGGTCCACAGGTGCTTTATATAGACAAACATTTAATACACGAAGTAACAAGTCCGCAAGCTTTTAATGAATTAGAAGATCGCGGAATTCCTGTTTTTAGACCAGAACAGATTGTTGCTACAGCAGATCACAACACACCAACACAAAACCAAGACCAACCGATTAAAGATGAATTGTCTAGAAACCAACTAGAACAGCTATCTATTAATTGCAAAAAAAATAATATTACACTGTATCAATTGGGACATAAGTACAATGGCATTGTACATGTAATGGCTCCAGAACTAGGTTTTACACAACCAGGAATGACGATGGTTTGTGGCGATAGTCACACCTCAACACATGGTGCTTTTGGTACTATTGCTTTTGGAATAGGAACAAGTCAAGTAGCACAAGTTTTTGCTAGCCAATGTTTATTACTTACAAAACCAAAAAGCTTAAGAGTTTCTGTGAACGGAAAACTAAAAGCTGGCGTTTTACCAAAAGATGTTATTCTATATATTATTTCGAAACTAGGTACCAATTCTGGAACCGGATATTTTTGCGAATACGCAGGAAATGTTTTTGAAGAGATGAGCATGGAAGGAAGAATGACCGTTTGTAATATGAGTATTGAAATGGGCGCTCGAGGCGGAATGATTGCACCAGACCAAACCACTTTTGATTATGTAGAAGGAAGAGAATTTGCTCCAAAAGGAGAGGATTTCAATAAAAAAGTAGCCTATTGGAAAACCTTACCAACAGACGAAGGCGCTACTTTTGACCAAGAATACTTTCTAGATGCAGCAGATATAGAACCAATGATTACCTATGGTACTAATCCTGGAATGGGAATTAAAATTACTGAAAACATCCCGACAGAAGACAATGCTTCATTCAAAAAATCTTTGGAGTACATGAACTTTAAAGCTGGGGAAAGCTTAATAAATAAACCTATTAATTTTGTGTTTATAGGAAGCTGTACCAATTCTAGAATTGAAGATTTTAGAGTGGCGGCAAATTACATAAAAGGAAAGCAAAAAGCCGATAATGTTACTGCTTGGTTGGTTCCAGGAAGCAAACAAGTAGAAGCTCAAATTATTGAAGAAGGATTAAAAGATGTTTTTGATGCCGCTGGATTTGAATTAAGACAACCAGGTTGTTCTGCATGTTTAGCCATGAATGATGATAAAATTCCGCAAGGCGAATATTGCATATCTACTTCTAATAGAAATTTTGAAGGACGACAAGGACAAGGTTCTAGAACCATTCTTGCTAGTCCGTTAGTAGCAGCAGCAACAGCAATTGCGGGAAAAATAATAGATGTAACGCAAGAGATTGAAGAATTAGAACTAACGTAA